A region of the Massilia sp. erpn genome:
CCGTGGCGGCCGAGCACCCGCTGGCCACGCACGCCGCGCAAAATAACCCGGAACTGCAAGCCTTCATCGCCGAATGCAAGATGGGCTCCGTGATCGAGGCCGATATGGCGACCATGGAGAAGAAGGGCATGCCGACCGGCCTGTTCGTCACCCATCCGCTGACCGGCGCCCAGGTCGAAGTCTGGGTCGGCAACTATGTGCTGATCACCTACGGCGACGGCGCCGTGATGGGCGTGCCGGCCCACGACGAGCGCGATTTCGCCTTCGCCAAAAAATACCATCTGCCGATCAAGCAGGTGATCCGCGCCGAAGGCCAGGAATACTCGGACGCCGCCTGGCAGGAATGGTATGGCGACAAGAGCGTGTCCATCGTCGCCAACTCCGGCAAGTACGATGGTCTGAACTACGCGCAAGCCGTGGATGCGGTGGCCGCCGACCTGGCCGCCCTCGGCCTGGGCGAAAAGAAAGTCACCTTCCGCCTGCGCGACTGGGGCATTTCGCGCCAGCGCTACTGGGGCACGCCGATCCCGATGATCAACTGCGCCGACTGTGGCGTGGTGCCGGTGCCGGAAAAAGACCTGCCGGTGGTGCTGCCGGAAGACTGCGTGCCGGACGGCACGGGCAACCCGCTGAACAAGCATGAAGCCTTCCTCAAGTGCGACTGCCCGCAGTGCGGCAAGCCGGCGCGCCGCGAGACCGACACCATGGATACCTTCGTCGATTCGTGCTGGTACTACATGCGCTATACCTCGCCCGGCTCGAACGCGTCCATGGTCGACGCGCGCAACGATTACTGGATGCCGATGGACCAGTACATCGGCGGCATCGAGCACGCCGTGCTGCACCTGCTGTATGCGCGCTTCTGGACCAAGGTGATGCGCGAATTCGGCCTGGTGAAATTCGACGAACCGTTCGTCAACCTGCTGACCCAGGGCATGGTGCTGAACGAAACCTATTACCGCGAAGACGCGGCCGGCAAGAAGACCTGGTTCAACCCGGCCGACGTCGAGCTGACCACGGACGACAAGGGCCGCCCGCAAAGCGCGCTGCTGAAGGAAGACGGCGCGCCGGTGCAGATCGGCGGCACCGAGAAGATGTCGAAGTCGAAGAACAACGGCATCGACCCGGCCGCCCAGATCGAGCAATACGGCGCCGACACCGCACGCCTGTTCACCATGTTCGCCTCGCCGCCGGAACAGACCCTGGAGTGGTCGGGCAGCGGCGTGGAAGGCGCCAATCGCTTCCTGCGCCGCGTCTGGTCCTACGCTTACGCGCAGAAGGCGCGCATCGACGCTGCGGGCGCCGCGCTGACGGCCGCCGCCAGCGGCGACGCGCAGAAAACCCTGCGCCGCGAACTGCACAAGGTGCTGCAGCAGGCCGACTATGACTTGAAGCGCATCCAGTACAACACCGTGGTGTCGGCCTGCATGAAGATGCTCAACACCATGGAGTCGGCCAAGCTGGACGATTCGGCCGAATCGAATGCCGTGCTGTCCGAAGGCCTGGCCATCTTCCTGCGCCTCTTGAACCCTGTCGCTCCGCACATCACCCATGTGCTGTGGCAGGAACTCGGTTACGCCGGCGACATCCTGGACGCGGCCTGGCCGCAGGTCGATCCGGCCGCGCTCGAGCAGTCCGAGATCGAGATGATGATCCAGGTGAACGGCAAGCTGCGCGGCTCGGTGAAAGTGGCGAAAGCGGCCGACAAGGCCGCCATCGAAGCGGCGGCCCTGGCCGAGGAAAGCGTGCAGAAGTTCATCGAAGGCACGCCGAAAAAGGTCATCGTGGTGCCGGGCAAACTGGTCAACATCGTGGTGTAAACACTTATGGCAATGACGACTCCAACATTCATCCGCCTGGCGCGCAACGCCGCGCTGGCGGCGCTGCTGGCGGCCAGCGTGGCCGCCTGCGGCTTCCATCTGCGCGGCTCGAGCGGCAACTACACCCTGCCTTTCCCTTCGCTGTACGTGGGCTTGCCGGAGTCGTCGCCGCTGGCGATTGACCTGAAGCGCAATATCCGCGCCAACGGCCATACCGAAGTCGTGAACGATCCGAAGCGTGCCGACGGCATCATCGAGGTGCTCAACGATCCGGAGAAGACGCGCAGCAAGTCCATCCTGTCGCTGAACCGCAATGGCCGCGTGCGCGAATACCTGCTCAGCTACACCATTGTCTTCCGCGTGCGCGACCCGGCCGGCAACGAGCTGCTGGCGCCGACCCAGATCCAGCTGACGCGCCCGATCACTTTCAGCGACACCCAGCTGCTGGCGAAGGAGCAGGAAGAAGCCTTGCTGTACAAGGATATGCAGACCGACCTGGTGCAGCAGATGATGCGCCGCATGGCGGCCATCAAACCGGTGGTGCAGATGTCGGTGGCGCCAGCCACGCCCGTCGCCCCGCCCAAGGAGTAAGCTTTTCATGCAGTTGCGCGCCGATGCGCTGGACGCCCACGTCGCCAAACCCTTGGCGGCGCTGTACGTCATCACCAGCGATGAACACTTGCTGGCGCTGGAAGCGGCCGACAAGATCCGCCGCGCCGCGCGCGCGCAGGGCTATTCCGAGCGCGAGGTGCTCTCTGTCGAGCGCAGCTTCAAATGGGGCGAGCTGCTGGCGGCGAACCAGGCCATGTCCCTGTTCGGCGACAAGAAACTGATCGAGCTGCGCATCCCGTCCGGCAAGCCGGGCAAGGATGGCGGCGCGGCCCTGCAGAACTATGTCAAGGATATCAGCCCCGACAACCTGACCCTGATCACCCTGCCCAAGCTCGATTGGCAGACGCAGAAGGCAGCCTGGGTGGCGGCGCTGCAGCAGGGCGCGGTGTATATCGATATCCCGAATATCGAGCGCAACCAGCTGCCCAACTGGATCGCCATGCGCCTGGCGCAGCAGAATCAGAGCGTGGAGCGGCAAAGCCTGGACTTCATCGCCGACCGCGTGGAAGGCAATCTGCTGGCGGCGCACCAGGAAATCCAGAAACTGGGCCTGCTGCACCCGCCCGGCAAACTGACCCACGAGCAGGTGCACGATGCCGTGCTGAATGTGGCGCGCTACGATGTCTTCAAGCTCAGCGAAGCCATGCTGGCCGGCGATCCGGCGCGCCTGGTGCGCATGCTGGAAGGCTTGCAGGGCGAGGGTGAAGCCCTGCCGCTGGTGCTGTGGGCCGTGTCGGAGGAAATCCGCACGCTGTTGAAATTGAAGGCGGGCATGGCGCAGGGCCGTCCGCTGGGCGCTCTGCTCAAGGAATACCGCATCTGGGGTCCGCGCGAGCGCATGATGGACGGCGCGCTGCGCCGCCTGTCCCTGAACACACTGGAGTCGGCGCTGCAGCAGGCGGCTCAGGTGGACAAGATGGTCAAGGGCTTGCGCGCGAAAGCGTTCGCAGGCGATGCCTGGGACGCCATGCTGCAGCTGGCGCTCACCGTGGCCCGCGCTTAAGCGCCGGGCAGCAGGATAGATCATGAACATCACTGAATATATGGAACAGGTCGGACGCCAGGCGCGCGCCGCCTCGCGCGCCATGGCGCGCGCCGACGGCGCCACGCGCAACCGCGCCCTGGGCCTGATCGCCGACGCCATCGAGCGCGATGCCGCCGTGCTGCGCGCCGCCAACCAGCTCGACCTGGACGCCGCGCGCGCCGCCGGCATGGCGCCGGCCATGCTGGACCGCCTGGCCCTGTCCGAGCAGGCGATTGCCACCATGGTGGCCGGCCTGCGCCAGATCGTCTCCCTGCCCGACCCGATCGGCGAAATCTCGAATATGAAAAGCCGCCCGAGCGGCATCCAGGTCGGCCAGATGCGTGTGCCGCTGGGCGTGATCGGCATCATCTATGAAGCGCGTCCCAACGTCACGGTGGACGCGGCCGGCCTGTGCATCAAGAGCGGCAACGCCACCATCCTGCGCGGCGGTTCGGAAGCGATCCACTGCAACCGCGCCCTGGCCGCGCTGGTGAAGGAAGGCCTGGCCGGCGCCGGCCTGCCGGCCGACGGCGTGCAGGTGGTCGACACCACCGACCGCGCCGCCGTGGGCGCCCTGATCACCATGCCGCAGTATGTGGACGTGATCGTGCCGCGCGGCGGCAAGGGCCTGATCGCGCGCCTGATGGCCGAGGCCACGGTGCCGATGATCAAGCACCTGGACGGCATCTGCCACGTCTACATCGACGCCAAGGCCGACCTGCAAAAGGCGCTGGATATCGCCTACAACGCCAAATGCCACCGCTACGGCACCTGCAACACCATGGAAACGCTGCTGGTGGCGCGCGCCATCGCGCCCACCGTGCTGCCCGAGCTGGCCAAGCGCTATCTAGGCCAGCAGGTCGAGCTGCGCGCCGACGCCGAAGCCCACGCCATCCTGGAAGGCTACCCGCACCTGGCGCGCGCCACGGAAGAGGACTGGGCCACCGAATACCTGGCGCCGATCCTGGCCGTGCGTGTGGTGGACGGCATCGACGCCGCCATGGAGCACATCAACACCTGGTCGTCCAAGCACACCGAAGCGATCGTCACCGAAGACTACAGCGACGCCCTGCGCTTCCTGCGCGAAGTCGACTCCGCCTCGGTCATGGTGAACGCCTCGACCCGTTTCGCCGACGGCTTCGAATACGGCCTGGGCGCGGAAATCGGCATCTCCAACGACAAGCTGCACGCGCGCGGCCCGGTCGGCCTGGAAGGACTGACCTCGCTCAAATACGTGGTCTTCGGCCACGGCGAAGTCCGCAAGTAAGCCACGCAACTAAGCACGCCATCACGCCTCAAGGAAAGCCATGCTCTGGATCAAAGCCCTGCACATCGTCTTCATCGCCTCCTGGTTCGCCGGCCTGTTCTACCTGCCGCGCATCTTCGTCAACCTGGCGCTGGAAGGCGAGGGCCCGGCGCGCGAACGCCTGCTGCTGATGGCGCGCAAGCTGTACCGCTTCACCACCATGCTGGCGCTGCCGGCCCTGGTGTTCGGCGCATGGCTGGTCTGGCTGCAATACGGCGGCGGCGAGCAGTTCAAGCTGCCCGGCTGGCTGCACGCCAAGCTCACGCTGGTGCTGCTGATTGTGGGCTACCACCACGCCTGCGGCTCGCTGCTGAAGAAATTCGAGCGCGGCGTGAATCAGCGCGGCCACAAATGGTATCGCTGGTTCAACGAAGTGCCGGTGCTGCTGCTGCTGGCCGTGACCATCCTGGTTGTCGTCAAACCATTTTAATCAGCGGGCGGCAGCGGCCGTCCGCCTTCACTCAACGGATAAAGGGTACACCTTATGACCTCTTATTTCTGCCCCTGCCCACGCGGCATGGAAGCGGCGCTGGCCGAGGAACTGGGCGAAATCGCCCTGGACAGCGCCACGCTCAAAGTGCACAACCAGGTGCCGGGCGGCGTGCACTGCTCGGGCGACCTGTACGACGCCTACCGCATCAACCTGCATTCGCGCATCGCTTCGCGCGTGCTGATGCGCATGGGCGTCTGCCACTACCAGAACGAAAACGATATCTACGACCTGGTGCTGGCCCAGCCCTGGGAAGAATGGTTCGGCGTGGACCACACCATCCGCGTTGACGTCACGGCCATCAAGTCGCCGCTGAAAAGCATCGAGTTCACCACGCTGAAAATCAAGGATGCCGTCTGCGACCGCTTCCGCGATATGTACGGCAAGCGTCCCTCGGTCAATACGCGCGAGCCGGACATGCGCATCGCCGGCTTCCTCGACCAGCGCCAGTTCATCATCTACCTGGACACTTCGGGCGAAGCTCTGTTCAAGCGCGGCTGGCGCACCGAAACCGGCGACGCCCCGCTGCGCGAGAACCTGGCCGCCGGCCTGCTGCGCGTCTCGGGCTGGAAGCCGGGCGTGCCCCTGTTCGACCCGATGTGCGGCTCCGGCACCATCCTGTGCGAAGCGGCGCAGATGGTGCAGGGCGTGCCGCCCGGCGCGCGCCGCCGTTTCGCCTTCGAGAAGTTCCACGACTTCGACCCCGCCCCATGGCAGGCGATGAAGGCCGCCATCAAGCCGCATCCGTTGCCGGCCGAGCCGACCATCTTCGGTTCCGACATCTCGGGCGATATGGTGGCCATGACGCGCCACAATCTGCGCAGCGCCGGCATCCTGTTCGAGGTGCCGCTCAAGCAGATCGAGGCGCAGCAGGTGCAGGCGCCGACCACCGAAGCGGGCATCATGCTGACCAATCCGCCCTACGGCGAGCGGATCGGCGTGCGCGGCGACAGCACCCTGGCCGAGGACGATCTGGCGAAGTCCTTCTACGCCGATTTCAGCTCCACGCTCAAGCAGCGTTTCGCCGGCTGGACCGCCTATCTGTTCACCGCCGACCTGGGCCTGCCCAAGATGCTGCGCCTGAAGGAATCGCGCAAGACGCCATTCTTCAACGGCGCCCTCGAATGCCGCCTGTTCCGCTTCGATATGGTGGCCGGTTTCAACCGCCGCGAGGAAGCCAAGCCGAAGACCGACGCCGCCGCCGCGCCTGCGCCGGTGCCCAAGGCCGAGTAAGTCCTGTTGTAGCGCGCCGCATCGGCTGCGGCGCATCCGGCGGCGGGCTTGTCCCGCCGTCCCTGTCCCAGAGCCGGAGTAAAGCCGATGTTCCCCAACCCGAATCCCCCGTCCGAACTGCCGCCCGACCCGGTGCAGTCGGTGCCGCCGCCCGCGCCGCGTCCGCGCCCCCCGCTGGCGCCGGCCGCCCTGGCCGCCGTGCTGGCCGGCCTGTCGATGCTGGGGCCATTCAGCATCGACGCCTATCTGCCGGCCTTCCCGGCCATCCAGACCAGCTTGAAGGCGACCCCCTTGCAGGTGCAGCAAAGCCTGAGCGCCTATATGGCCGCGTTCGCGCTGATGGTGTTGTGGCATGGCGCGCTGTCGGACGCCTTCGGCCGCCGCAATGTGATCCTGGTGGCCCTGGTGGCTTTTGCCCTCGGCACCATCGGCTGCGCCGCCGCCCACAGTGTCGAATACCTGTGGTTCTTCCGCATCGTGCAAGGCTTGTCGGCCGGCGCCGGCGTGGTGGTGGGGCGCGCCATCATCCGCGATCTGTACGCCGACGCGGCGGCGGCCCGCCTGTTGTCCCTGGTGACCATGATCTTCTCGATCGCGCCCGCCGTGGCCCCGATTCTGGGCGGCCTGATCGTGACCGCCTTCGACTGGCGCGCCATCTTCCTCGCCCTGCTGCTGTATACGGTGCTGCTGTTTATCGTCTGTTACCGCCGCCTGCCGGAAACCCTGCCGCCGGCCCAGCGCCAGCCTTTCAATCCGCGCTTCCTGCTGCGCAGCTATGCCAGCGTGCTCGGTTCGCCGCCCTTCCTGCTGAAATCGGGCGTGGTGGCCTTTAATTTCGCCGGCCTGTTCATCTGCATCACTTCGGCGCCGGAAGCCCTGCCCAGCCAGTTGGGCCTGGGGCCGCAGCAGTTCGGCTGGCTGTTCATTCCAGCCGTTTCCGGCATCTTCCTGGGAGCGCTGGCCGCCAACCGCATCGTTGGCCGCATCAGCTTTGCGCGCCAGATCGGCCTGGGTTTTTGTTTCCTGATCGCGGCGGCCAGCGTGAATGTGGCCTACCACCTGTGGCTGCCGCCGGCCCTGCCGTGGAGCATGCTGCCGCTGTTCGTCTACACCTTCGGCATGTCGGTGGTGGCGCCGGCCGCCACCTTGCTGGCGCTCGACCTGTTCCCGAATATCCGCGGCACGGCCGCCTCCTGCCAATCGTTCGCCAGCACCCTGCTGGGCGCCGTGGTGGCCGGGGTGGTGGCGCCCCTGGTCTCGCATTCGCTGTTACTAATTGCCGCTGGGCAATTGTTATTTGCGGTTACGTCCTTGGCTTTGTGGTTGACGGCGCGCCTATACCAGCGCATGCTATCAGCCCATCCGGTACAACACTCTTAACCACAGGAAAATATTAGTAGGAAATTTTTCTTGCTAATAAGTTATGACACATTTATCCTTGGATAATTTCGGCGCACGGGTATACCACGTTTCACTTCCTGGACTACGTTAACTGGCGGCAATGCTTGATACGATGCACCAACCCGATAACGACATTCGCAATCGCTTGCTGGTCGCGCGGCTGCCTGCCATGCCGCAGATCCTGCTCAAGCTGATTGAGCACCTGCAAGCCGACGATGCCGGCATGCCGGAGCTGGCTGCGCTGATCGCCAAGGATGCCGGCATGACCAGCAAGATCCTGTCGGTCGCCAACAGTTCGGCCTACCACCGCGCCAGCCGCACGGTGAGCCTGGAGCAGTCCCTGGTGTCGCTCGGTACCGACATGATCAAGACCCTGGTTATCAGCGAGTCGGTGTTCCAGACCTTTAATAATTTCCCGCATTCGGGCAGCACCGACCTGCGCTGCTTCTGGCAAGGTTCGCTGACCACGGCCGTGATCGCGCGCGACATCGCCAGGCAGATGGCCTATCCCCATGTGGAGGAAGCCTATCTGGCCGGCCTGCTGCACAATGTCGGCCGCCTCGCCTTATTGGCCACCGCGCCCCGGGAATACGCCTTCAACTTCACCGCGCGCGACGACGAGGAGCTGTGCGCCGTCGAACAGCGCACCCTGGAAATCACCCACACCGAGGCGGGCGCCTGGCTGGTCGAACGCTGGAACCTCGATTCCTTCCTGGCCGACAGCGTGCTGTATCACCACGAACCGGTGGCGCGCCTGGAAGCGGCCCACCCCTTGATCCGCATCGTGCGCCTGGCCCATCTCCTGTGCGCCAACATCAACGAGCCGGCCGCCATCGGCGACGCCGGCCGCCTGTGCGGCGTGCCGGACGAGGAACTGGCCGCCATCTGCAAGGCCGCCGCGCGCCAGGTGCAGCGCTCGGCCGATTACCTGGGCATCGACCTGAGCGGCGCCGACGCCATCGTCAGTCCGCCGGCCTATGCGCCGCCGCCGCCCGATCCGGTGCAGCAGCGCCTGTCCGAAGAGGTGCGCAATATGGTGCTGGTGTCCGAGATGGGCCAGACCTTCGCCCGCCAGCAGGGCGAAACCAGCATGCTGGAAGCGATCACGCGCTCGGCCCGCATCCTCTTCGATTTCGACGCCGCCCTGGTGCTGCTGGAAAATCCCACCGGCCATGCCCTGGTCGGCGTGGCCGCCGGCGAGCACCAGCAGCGCCTGACCGAGCTGTCCATCCCGCTCAACAAGGGCGGCCTGGTGGTGCAGGCGGCCCAGGAGCGGCGCCAGGTGCTGGCCGCGCGCAATGCGCCGGAACTGGGCATCGCTGAAGAACAGCTGTTCCGCCTGCTTGGCTCGGAAAGCATGATCTGCCTGCCGCTGGTGGCCGGCCAGCGCTGCCTGGGCGTGCTGGTGGGCGGCGCCGCCGCCTGGCAGCTGCCCAGCTACCAGAAGCGCGAACGCTTCCTGCAAGCCTTCGGCAACCAGGCCGCCGCCGCGCTGGAAACGGCGCTCTCGGAACGCGGCCATGCGCGGCGCCAGATCGCCCATGTGGCCGAGGAATACCGCGAAGCCTCGCGCCGCGTGGTGCATGAGGTGAACAACCCGCTGTCCATCATCAAGAACTATCTGTCGGTGCTGGACAGCAAACTGGCGCGGCGCGAACCCGTGGTCAGCGAAATGTCCATCCTCAACGAGGAAATCGACCGTGTCGGCCACCTGATCAACGGCCTGGCCGACCTGCAGCCGAGCGATGCCAGCAGCGTCACCCATCTGGCCCGTGTGGCCGAGGACGTGCTGCGCCTGTTCCGCGCCACCGACTTCGTGCCGCCCTCGGTGCAGATCCTCTTGCGCATGCAGGACGAGCCGAACGAGATCGAGGGCGAGGCCGACCTGCTCAAGCAGATCCTGGTCAACCTGATCAAGAATGCGGTCGAAGCCCAGCCCCAGGGCGGCAAGATCGAAATCAGCAACCGCGGCTATGTCAACCGCGAGCGCCGCCTGTATGTGGAGCTGGTGGTGGCCGATAGCGGCCCCGGACTGGCGCCCGAGGTGCTGGCCAATCTGTTCTCTCCGGTGCGCAGCACCAAGGAGGGCAAGCACCATGGCCTGGGCCTCTCCATTGTTCACAGCCTGGTCAAGAAGCTGGATGGCATGATCACCTGCCGCAGCGGCAAGACCGGCACTTCCTTTGAAATCCTGCTGCCCGCCCGTGGCAGCGCCAGCCAAACCGCCAGCGTACAGGCACGGGTAATGGACTCCGTTTGAGACAACGATGAGCACGATTCCGCCTACCCCCGTCAGCCCGCTGCACCCGCCCACCATCGAAGACGCCGGCCATCCCTTGCCGCTCTGTCCCGACTATTCGCCGCGCCTGCTGCTGGTGGACGACGAGCCGCGCCTGCTGTCCTCCCTGTATGAGCTGCTGCGCGACCGCGACTACCAGCTGGTGACGGCCACCTGCGGCAGCGAAGCGCTGGCGCAATTGAACCGCCTGCAGTTCGACCTGGTCCTGCTCGACCTGCGCCTGCCCGATATGAGCGGCCACGAGATCATGGACTTCATGAACGCGCGCGGCATCAGCAGCGACGTGATCGTGATGAGCGGCGACGTCGGCATCGAGGCCGCCATCGGCGCCTTGAAGCGCGGCGCCTACGATTATCTGCGCAAGCCTTACAGCCGCGAAGAGCTGCTCAAGACCGTGGAGAACGCGCTGCAGAAGCGCCGCCTGGCGGTCGACAACGAGCGCATCGCCTCGCGCCTGGAAAACTCGGAAAAGATGTACCGCTACCTGGTGGACAGCTCGCCCGACATCATCTACACCCTGAACCACGAAGGCCACTTCACTTTCGTCAACGACCGCGCCTACCAGCTGCTGGGCTACACGCGCGAAGAGCTGCTCGGCAGGCATTACTCCATCCTGGTGCACGACGAGGACCTGGAGCGCGCGCGCTATGTGTTCAACGAGCGCCGCGTCGACGAACGCGCCTCGCGCAATGTCGAACTGCGCCTGAAGTGCAAGGGCGGCGGCGGCGCCGAGCGCACCTTCAACAATACGCTGATGACGATTTCGCTGAACGCCATCGGCATGCACCTGCCCGACCACGAAGTCAAACGCCACGAATTCTTCGGCACCTACGGCGTGGCGCGCGACATCACCGACCGCAAGCGCGCCGAGGAAGTGATTTCCTACCAGGCCTACCACGACATCCTGACCGACCTGCCGAACCGTATGCTGTTCAAGGACCGCCTGGGCCTGGCCGTGATCCAGGCCAAGCGCAAGCTCACCGAGCTGGCCGTGATGTTCGTCGATCTGGACCGCTTCAAGCTGGTCAACGACACCCTGGGCCACGTCAAGGGCGACGAGCTGCTGCAGCAGGCCGCGCTGCGCCTGAAGGATTGCCTGCGCAAGGGCGACACCCTGGCGCGCCAGGGCGGCGACGAATTCACCATCGTGCTGCCCGAGCTGCGCGACCGCGCCGACGCCAAGGCCATCGCCGACAAATTCCTGGAAAGCCTGCAAAAGCCCTTCGACCTCGATGGTCATATGGTGCACATCTCGGCCAGCATCGGCATCGCCATCTATCCGAGCGACGGCGAAACCATCGACGAGCTGCTGCGCCACGCCGACATCGCCATGTACCAGGTCAAGGCGCTGGGCAAGAACGGCCATAGCTTCTATCACAACTCCATGCTCGACGTCTCGCACCAGAAGATTGCGCTGGAGCAGGCCCTGCGCAAGGCGCTGGAGCAGAACGAGCTGGAAATGTATTACCAGCCCCAGGTCGACGTGAGCACCGGCCGCATCATCGGCGCCGAAGGTTTGATGCGCTGGAACCATCCGCAGCGCGGCCTGCTGTCGGCCGGCGAGTTCCTGCCTTTCGCCG
Encoded here:
- a CDS encoding bifunctional diguanylate cyclase/phosphodiesterase, with product MSTIPPTPVSPLHPPTIEDAGHPLPLCPDYSPRLLLVDDEPRLLSSLYELLRDRDYQLVTATCGSEALAQLNRLQFDLVLLDLRLPDMSGHEIMDFMNARGISSDVIVMSGDVGIEAAIGALKRGAYDYLRKPYSREELLKTVENALQKRRLAVDNERIASRLENSEKMYRYLVDSSPDIIYTLNHEGHFTFVNDRAYQLLGYTREELLGRHYSILVHDEDLERARYVFNERRVDERASRNVELRLKCKGGGGAERTFNNTLMTISLNAIGMHLPDHEVKRHEFFGTYGVARDITDRKRAEEVISYQAYHDILTDLPNRMLFKDRLGLAVIQAKRKLTELAVMFVDLDRFKLVNDTLGHVKGDELLQQAALRLKDCLRKGDTLARQGGDEFTIVLPELRDRADAKAIADKFLESLQKPFDLDGHMVHISASIGIAIYPSDGETIDELLRHADIAMYQVKALGKNGHSFYHNSMLDVSHQKIALEQALRKALEQNELEMYYQPQVDVSTGRIIGAEGLMRWNHPQRGLLSAGEFLPFAEENGLMLPISDWMLGALCRDLLLWNAAGGEAIRLSLNLSPQYLDRGDFFEKMRGALTRYGISPAQIEVEITENICIRNPQYAIEQLNKLCQLGVSVAIDDFGTGYSSLSYLHRFPIHTIKIDQSFVKEIHDENGHYPVILAIISIARGLGLHLVAEGVETEVQERYLEANGCTTMQGYLYHRPICLHSFISVLQAQNKLAPLPGSAALDAAVAPMAIQA